In Colius striatus isolate bColStr4 chromosome 17, bColStr4.1.hap1, whole genome shotgun sequence, the following proteins share a genomic window:
- the LOC133627130 gene encoding proline-rich protein HaeIII subfamily 1-like: MATTRRARPTPPGGHGNRPPQATPARLRPRPPQATPASGHARPPQAAPASGRARLRPRPPQAAPASGRARLRPRPPQAAPASGRARLRPRPPQAAPASGRARLRPRPPQATPASGRARPPQATAHPPQAAPASGRARLRPRPPQAAPASGHARPPQATPASGRARPPQATAHPPQAAPASGRARLRPRPPQAPPARLRPPPSRGHSRAFLHLRLSGS; the protein is encoded by the coding sequence ATGGCTACAACACGCAGGGCTCGCCCGACGCCTCCCGGTGGTCATGGCAACCGCCCGCCTCAGGCCACGCCCGCCCGCCTCAGGCCACGCCCGCCTCAGGCCACGCCCGCCTCAGGCCACGCCCGCCCGCCTCAGGCCGCGCCCGCCTCAGGCCGCGCCCGCCTCAGGCCGCGCCCGCCTCAGGCCGCGCCCGCCTCAGGCCGCGCCCGCCTCAGGCCGCGCCCGCCTCAGGCCGCGCCCGCCTCAGGCCGCGCCCGCCTCAGGCCGCGCCCGCCTCAGGCCGCGCCCGCCTCAGGCCGCGCCCGCCTCAGGCCACGCCCGCCTCAGGCCACGCCCGCCTCAGGCCGCGCCCGCCCGCCTCAGGCCACCGCCCACCCGCCTCAGGCCGCGCCCGCCTCAGGCCGCGCCCGCCTCAGGCCGCGCCCACCTCAGGCCGCGCCCGCCTCAGGCCACGCCCGCCCGCCTCAGGCCACGCCCGCCTCAGGCCGCGCCCGCCCGCCTCAGGCCACCGCCCACCCGCCTCAGGCCGCGCCCGCCTCAGGCCGCGCCCGCCTCAGGCCGCGCCCGCCTCAGGCCCCGCCCGCCCGCCTCAGGCCGCCGCCCAGCCGCGGCCACTCACGGGCCTTCCTTCACCTCAGGCTCAGCGGCAGCTGA